The Candidatus Methanosuratincola sp. genome includes the window TGCCAAGCATGCGGGGAGGAAGACGGTAAACTCGGAGGACATCAAGATGGCCAGCAGGAAGCTGCTGGCAATGACTAAGCTCGGGATCTGAATTTTTGGTCCAACCGCCCATTTCGAGCTGCCTGGTGGCAGGAGCCACGCTTTCCAGGGACTGACAGAAATGTATATATAGAAGTGTAAAAGTCTTTCTTCATGCAATTTGTTTGAGGTGGATTCTATGTCAACCGCTCAACTCGGTGGAGTTCCAGTCTTGATTTTGAAGGAAGGAACCCAGAGAACACAAGGAAGAGAGGCACAGAAGATAAACATGATGGCAGCCAGGGCAATAGCCGAGGCTGTCAGGACGACCTTGGGCCCGAAAGGAATGGACAAGATGCTTGTCGATACCCTTGGAGACGTAACCGTCACCAACGACGGCGCAACGATCCTAGGAGAGATCGAGGTCCAGCACCCTGCTGCCAAAATGATGGTTGAGATCTCAAAGACGCAGGACGATGAGGTTGGAGACGGGACGACCTCCTCGGTGGTGATCACCGGAGAGTTGCTGAAGAAGGCAGAGGACCTGATAGACAAGAACATACATCCGACGCTTATCGTCCAGGGTTACAAGAAGGCAGCGGAAAAGGCTGTAGAGGTGCTCTCAAAGATAGCGATCCCAGTGGGCTTTGAAGATGAGAAGAACCTCAAGATGATCGCCTACACCGCGATGAACAGCAAGGCGTCTGTTGGGAACCAGGATTACTTTGCAGAGATGGCCGTGAAGGCTGTGAAGGCAATCGCAGAGAAGCGCGGCGACAAGTACGTCGCAGACCTGGACTACATCCAGATAGTCAAGAAGCAGGGCGGCAGCATNNNNNNGGCGATCGCAGAGAAGCGCGGCGACAAGTACGTCGCAGACCTGGACTACATCCAGATAGTCAAGAAGCAGGGCGGCAGCATCGGAGACAGCCAGCTCGTATACGGTGTGATTGTGGACAAGGAAGTGGTCCACCCAGGCATGCCGAAGGTAGTTGAGAATGCAAAGATAGCACTGCTGGACACGCCGCTCGAGATCGAGAAGACGGAGTTCGACGCAGAGATCAGGATCACAGACCCGACGCAGATGAAGAGCTTCATCGAGGAGGAGGAGAAGCTACTTAAGAACATGGTCGCCAAGATCAAGTCTACCGGAGCGAACGTAGTCCTCTGCCAGAAGGGCGTCGACGACATAGCCCAGCACTACCTTGCAAAGGAAGGCATCCTCGGACTGAGGCGCGTCAAGAAGTCAGACATGGAAAAGGTTGCCAAGGCGACTGGCGCCAGGATAATCACCAACCTGGACGACCTCACCCCAGCGGATCTGGGAGAAGCGAGGATTGTGCAGGAGAAGAAGTTCGGCGAGGACAAGCTGACCTTCATCGAAGGGTGCAAGAACCCCAAGGCGGTCAGCGTGCTGCTCAGGGGAGGTCTCATGAGGGTTGTCGACGAGGCTGAGAGAACCTTCCACGATGCGCTCTGCGTCGTTGCAGACGTGATCGAGGACGGCAGGATCGTCGCCGGCGGAGGCGCACCCGAGCTCGAGGCGGCGAAGCAGCTGAGGGACTTTGCGGCAAGCATCGGAGGAAGGGAGCAGCTAGCCATCGAGGCATTTGCGGACAGCCTTGAGGCGATCCCGAGAACCTTGGCGGAGAACGGCGGGATGGACCCGATCGACATACTGGTGGAGCTGAGGGCGCTCCATGACAAGGGCGAGATCTGGGCTGGAGTAAACGTCAGGGAAGGCAAGACTGGCGACATGCTCAAGCTCGGCGTAGTTGAGCCCCTTGCCGTGAAGGTCCAGGCAATCAAGTCCGCCGCAGAGGCGGCCGCGATGATACTGAGGATCGACGATGTGATCGCCTCCTCAAAGGGCGGCGGCCCCAAGGCACCCGAGAAGCCCAGCGAAGGCGGGGCTGGGGAGGACTAAAGCCTAAACGCCCCTACTTTTTGTTTTTTCCAACTTTTTGGTCACTCTGCACCAGTTGTTTTCCGCTTCTCTGTTTTTGGTTTTAACGGCATTAGAGAATGTTTTAATCCCTGTGCCATTTAGACCATCAGGGCGACCAGATGAGAAAAGCGGTAGTGATCACAGGAACCCCCGGGGTGGGGAAGACGACCGTAGCCAGGGAGCTGGCAAGGGCAGACGGGTATAGGCTAATCGAGCTGAACGCGCTCGCAAAAGAAGTCGGGGCTCTGGCAGATCAAGACCCAAGGAGGGGGGCAGCGATAATCGACGAGGCAAAGCTGAGGAGGGAGCTCTCAAGGGTGCTGAAGGCGGAGGGGGCAAAGTTCATAGTCGAGGGGCACTACGGAGAGATAGTCCCTCCAAGGTTCGTTGAGAGGGCGGTTGTGATAAGGCTCGATCCCAGGGTACTCAGGCAGAGGTTGGTTGAGAGGGGATACCCCCCGTCGAAGGTTGACGAGAACGTCCAGGCAGAGGTTCTTGACGTTTGCCTGGTCAACGCAGTCGAGGCATTCGGTGAGGGGGCAGTCGTGGAGGTCGATGCCACCGGGCTCGGCTCCCAGCCGCTGCTAAATAGCGTCAGGGAAGCCATCTCCGGACGTGGTCTGGCTCCGGGCAGCGTTAACTGGGTTGCCCAGCTCCAGAAGGAAGGGGTTCTTGACAAGTTCCTGCACTGAGCGGGCGGCAGACGGAGATAAGCGGGTCGGCAGAGACCTTCACGAAGAAATTGCCGGACCTGCTCGGGAGGCTCACTATTGCCTCGCCGACAGAGAGGAGGGGTATTGCGCCCACCTGCCTCTCGTCCATCGATGTCGAGGCGCCTATCACCTCCAGGTCTTCCCCTGATCTTATGGCGTGTATCACCCTGACAGCAGTGTTCTTCACCACATCCTGGGACACGGAGGAGGGGAACTGGGATATGACCACGACCCCCTCCCCGAATTTTCTGAGTTCGGCGAGTATCCTCTCGCCTATAGT containing:
- the thsB gene encoding thermosome subunit beta; its protein translation is MSTAQLGGVPVLILKEGTQRTQGREAQKINMMAARAIAEAVRTTLGPKGMDKMLVDTLGDVTVTNDGATILGEIEVQHPAAKMMVEISKTQDDEVGDGTTSSVVITGELLKKAEDLIDKNIHPTLIVQGYKKAAEKAVEVLSKIAIPVGFEDEKNLKMIAYTAMNSKASVGNQDYFAEMAVKAVKAIAEKRGDKYVADLDYIQIVKKQGGSXXXAIAEKRGDKYVADLDYIQIVKKQGGSIGDSQLVYGVIVDKEVVHPGMPKVVENAKIALLDTPLEIEKTEFDAEIRITDPTQMKSFIEEEEKLLKNMVAKIKSTGANVVLCQKGVDDIAQHYLAKEGILGLRRVKKSDMEKVAKATGARIITNLDDLTPADLGEARIVQEKKFGEDKLTFIEGCKNPKAVSVLLRGGLMRVVDEAERTFHDALCVVADVIEDGRIVAGGGAPELEAAKQLRDFAASIGGREQLAIEAFADSLEAIPRTLAENGGMDPIDILVELRALHDKGEIWAGVNVREGKTGDMLKLGVVEPLAVKVQAIKSAAEAAAMILRIDDVIASSKGGGPKAPEKPSEGGAGED
- a CDS encoding adenylate kinase family protein yields the protein MRKAVVITGTPGVGKTTVARELARADGYRLIELNALAKEVGALADQDPRRGAAIIDEAKLRRELSRVLKAEGAKFIVEGHYGEIVPPRFVERAVVIRLDPRVLRQRLVERGYPPSKVDENVQAEVLDVCLVNAVEAFGEGAVVEVDATGLGSQPLLNSVREAISGRGLAPGSVNWVAQLQKEGVLDKFLH